The DNA window AAATAAAAAGCCGGTAGCTGACCCGGCTCTTCGTGATACGGAAAATGTACCTTTAAAAGAAAATATCGATGAATACTTCAAAAGAGAAGTGCTCTCCTTTGCACCGGATGCCTGGATAGATAAGAGCAAAACAAAGATAGGCTATGAAATACCCTTCACCCGTTATTTTTATAAATATACTCCGCCAAGGCCTTCTGAAGAGATAAAAGTAGAAATAATGGAGCTTGAGCTGGAATTGGAAGGTGCACTGGAGGATATATTCAATGATTAGGAAGATGAAGGATAGCGGCATTGAATGGATTGGGGAGATACCCGAGGAGTGGAAAACTCTTAAAATTAAAAATATCATAAAAATTAAAGGAATTAAGGATCATCCAGATGAGCAGGTACTTTCTTTGTATAGAGATTTGGGGATTGTAATAAAGAATAGTAGAGATGATAACTATAATAGGACATCTGAAAATACAAATAACTATAAATATGTAGCCCAAAATGATTTAGTTGTTAATAAAATGAAAGCCTGGCAAGGTTCTATTGCAGTATCAAAATATAAAGGTATAGTAAGTCCGGCATATTATGTTTGCACTTTCACAAGAAATGAAATAGTGCCATTTTACATACATTATTTATTACGTAGTTCTGTATATTTTCCCGAATATCGGAGGTTATCGGAAGGAATTAGACCAGGTCAATGGGATTTAAGTTTTGAAAATTTTAGAAACATAGCTGTCATTGTGCCTATTTGGGAAGAACAAAACCGAATGGTAAAATATCTTGATCAAAAATGCACTAAAATAGATAAAACCATAGAAAAACAAAAGCAAGTTATTGAAAAACTGAAAGCATATAAGCAGTCAGTCATCACAGAGGCTGTAACAAAAGGCCTAAATTCTGATATCCCAATGAAAGACAGTGGTATTGAGTGGATTGGGGAAATTCCAGAGCATTGGAAGGTTGTACAATTATCAAGATTGTTTAAAGAAAGAAAGTTTAAAAATCAGAATAATATTGAAAATAATGTGCTTTCATTAAGTTATGGGAATATCAAAAGACGTGATATTGACACTAACATGGGATTATTGCCGGAAAGTTTTGAAACCTATAATATTGTTGAAGCGGGAAACATAGTATTACGCTTAACTGATTTGCAAAATGATCACAAGAGTTTACGATGCGGATTGGTAAAAGAGAGAGGAATTATCACATCGGCATATGTGACGTTAGGAAAAATAATGGATATCAATACAAATTACTATTACCGTTTATTGCATACATTTGATATTATGAAAGGTTTTTATGGAATGGGTGATGGTGTACGCCAAAGCTTAAAATACAGTGGAGAATTGAATAAGTTGTTGCTTATTCTGCCGCCAACGCAAGAACAAGATAATATTGCAAGCTATTTAGATTGTAAATGTTCAAAAATTGATGCTACCATAGCCCAAAAAGAAACCTTAATCCAAAAACTTATTGAATACAAAAAAAGCCTAATATATGAATGTATAACGGGTAAAAGAGAGGTGTAACAATGCCTAATGAAGAGCTATTAAAAGAAAAAGCCTTTGAAGATGCAATAGAAGAGTATCTCATAACAAAAGGCGGGTATGAGAAAGGCAATCCCCAAAACTTTAACAGGGAAGTAGCCTTGGATAAAGAAACCCTTATTAATTTCATTAAATTGACTCAGCAGAAAAAGTGGGAAAGATATTGTGATATTTACGGTTCTTCTGCGGAGGATAGTTTCATTAAACGCTTTTGTAAAGAAACTGCTGCAAATGGTTTGTTAGCAGTTCTTAGGCATGGTTTTAAGGATAGGGGTATTAAGTTTCGTGTTTGCCAGTTTAAACCGGAAACTTCTATAAATCAGGATACTATAAAATTATATAGCCAAAATACACTTCATTGCACCAGGCAATTGCACTACTCTTTATTAAATGAAAACAGTATTGATATCGTTTTATTTTTAAATGGTATTCCGGTTGTATCCATGGAACTTAAGTGCCAATTTACAGGACAAACTGCTTCAAATGCCATTAATCAATATAA is part of the Oxobacter pfennigii genome and encodes:
- a CDS encoding restriction endonuclease subunit S, producing the protein MIRKMKDSGIEWIGEIPEEWKTLKIKNIIKIKGIKDHPDEQVLSLYRDLGIVIKNSRDDNYNRTSENTNNYKYVAQNDLVVNKMKAWQGSIAVSKYKGIVSPAYYVCTFTRNEIVPFYIHYLLRSSVYFPEYRRLSEGIRPGQWDLSFENFRNIAVIVPIWEEQNRMVKYLDQKCTKIDKTIEKQKQVIEKLKAYKQSVITEAVTKGLNSDIPMKDSGIEWIGEIPEHWKVVQLSRLFKERKFKNQNNIENNVLSLSYGNIKRRDIDTNMGLLPESFETYNIVEAGNIVLRLTDLQNDHKSLRCGLVKERGIITSAYVTLGKIMDINTNYYYRLLHTFDIMKGFYGMGDGVRQSLKYSGELNKLLLILPPTQEQDNIASYLDCKCSKIDATIAQKETLIQKLIEYKKSLIYECITGKREV